From Paracoccus suum, the proteins below share one genomic window:
- the dxs gene encoding 1-deoxy-D-xylulose-5-phosphate synthase — translation MTESITPPATPVLDRVTLPSDLKSLSDRELHQLAAELRAETISAVSVTGGHLGAGLGVVELTVALHAVFDAPRDKIIWDVGHQAYPHKILTGRRDRIRTLRAGGGLSGFTKRSESPYDAFGAGHSSTSISAALGFAMARELGGDPGDAVAVIGDGAMSAGMAFEALNHAGDLGKRLIVILNDNEMSIAPPVGALSRYLTRLYAGGPFQELKGLAKGAVGLLPEPLQEGARRAKDMLKGMTVGGTLFEELGFSYIGPVDGHDLDQLLPLLRTVKARATGPVLIHVVTRKGKGYAPAETAADRGHATGKFDVLTGAQAKGKSNAPSYTSVFAKTLIAEAERDDKIVAVTAAMPDGTGLKAFADRFPKRCFDVGIAEQHAVTFCAGLAAGGMRPFCTIYSTFLQRGYDQIVHDVAIQHLPVRFAIDRAGLVGADGATHAGSFDIGFLASLPGFVVMAAADEAELARMVVTAARHDSGPIAFRFPRGEGTGVEIPADPQPLEIGRGRIVAEGSGVAILSFGTRLSEVMAAREALVARGITPTVADARFAKPLDRDLILDLVGRHDALLTIEEGAVGGFGSHVAQLLADAGVFDRGYRYRSMVLPDDFIEHGDPAAMYASAAMNAPQIEARVLDLLGIAVARRA, via the coding sequence ATGACCGAGAGCATCACCCCCCCTGCGACGCCGGTTCTGGATCGCGTCACCCTGCCGTCCGACCTCAAGTCGCTCTCCGACCGCGAGTTGCACCAACTCGCCGCCGAATTGCGGGCCGAGACGATCAGCGCGGTCAGCGTGACCGGCGGCCATCTGGGCGCGGGCCTCGGCGTGGTCGAGTTGACGGTGGCCCTGCATGCGGTGTTCGACGCGCCGCGCGACAAGATCATCTGGGACGTGGGCCATCAGGCCTATCCGCACAAGATACTGACCGGCCGGCGCGACCGCATCCGCACCCTGCGCGCGGGCGGCGGCCTCAGCGGTTTCACCAAGCGCAGCGAGTCGCCCTATGACGCCTTTGGCGCGGGCCATTCCAGCACCTCGATCAGCGCCGCCTTGGGTTTTGCCATGGCGCGCGAGCTTGGCGGCGATCCCGGGGATGCCGTCGCGGTGATCGGCGATGGCGCCATGTCGGCCGGTATGGCCTTCGAGGCGCTGAACCACGCCGGCGATCTGGGCAAGCGCCTGATCGTGATCCTGAACGACAACGAGATGTCGATCGCGCCGCCTGTGGGCGCTCTGTCGCGCTATCTGACCCGCCTTTATGCCGGCGGCCCGTTCCAGGAGTTGAAGGGGCTTGCCAAGGGCGCCGTCGGCCTGCTGCCCGAGCCGCTGCAGGAGGGCGCGCGGCGGGCCAAGGATATGCTGAAGGGCATGACTGTCGGTGGCACGCTGTTCGAGGAGTTGGGCTTTTCCTACATCGGCCCGGTCGACGGCCACGACCTGGACCAGCTCCTGCCGCTGCTGCGCACGGTCAAGGCGCGCGCCACGGGCCCGGTGCTGATCCATGTCGTCACCCGCAAGGGCAAGGGCTATGCCCCGGCCGAGACCGCGGCCGACCGCGGCCATGCCACCGGCAAGTTCGACGTGCTGACCGGCGCCCAGGCCAAGGGCAAGTCGAATGCCCCCAGCTATACCTCGGTTTTTGCCAAGACCCTGATCGCCGAGGCCGAGCGCGACGACAAGATCGTCGCCGTCACCGCCGCGATGCCGGACGGGACGGGCCTCAAGGCTTTTGCGGATCGCTTTCCCAAGCGTTGCTTTGATGTCGGCATCGCCGAGCAGCATGCGGTGACCTTTTGTGCGGGCCTCGCCGCGGGCGGCATGCGGCCGTTCTGCACCATCTATTCGACCTTCCTGCAGCGCGGTTACGACCAGATCGTGCATGATGTGGCGATCCAGCACCTGCCGGTGCGGTTTGCCATCGATCGCGCCGGGCTGGTGGGCGCTGACGGGGCGACCCATGCCGGCTCTTTCGACATCGGCTTTCTTGCCAGCCTGCCCGGTTTCGTGGTCATGGCCGCCGCCGACGAGGCGGAGCTGGCGCGCATGGTGGTCACCGCCGCACGCCACGATTCCGGCCCCATCGCCTTTCGCTTTCCGCGGGGCGAGGGAACCGGGGTCGAGATCCCGGCCGATCCACAGCCGCTTGAAATCGGTCGCGGCCGGATCGTCGCCGAGGGCAGCGGCGTTGCCATTCTCAGCTTCGGCACGCGCCTTTCGGAAGTCATGGCCGCGCGCGAGGCGCTGGTCGCGCGCGGTATCACCCCGACCGTTGCCGACGCCCGCTTTGCCAAGCCCCTCGACCGCGACCTGATCCTCGACCTGGTGGGCCGGCATGACGCTCTGCTGACCATCGAGGAAGGCGCAGTCGGCGGCTTCGGCAGCCACGTCGCCCAACTGCTGGCCGATGCCGGCGTGTTTGACCGGGGCTATCGCTATCGATCTATGGTCTTGCCCGATGATTTCATCGAGCATGGCGATCCGGCGGCAATGTATGCCAGCGCCGCCATGAACGCCCCGCAGATCGAGGCGCGGGTGCTGGACCTGCTGGGCATCGCCGTCGCCCGACGCGCCTGA
- a CDS encoding exodeoxyribonuclease VII small subunit, with protein sequence MTDAADASAIAAMSFEDAMKELESVVNRLEHGDATLEDSIALYERGAKLREHCESRLKAAEERVERITLASGKPTGTTPVEGL encoded by the coding sequence ATGACCGATGCCGCCGACGCCTCAGCCATTGCCGCGATGTCCTTCGAGGACGCGATGAAAGAGCTTGAGAGCGTGGTGAACCGCCTCGAGCATGGCGATGCGACCCTCGAAGACAGCATCGCCCTCTATGAACGGGGCGCAAAGCTGCGCGAGCATTGCGAATCGCGATTGAAAGCCGCCGAGGAGCGGGTCGAGCGCATCACACTCGCCAGCGGCAAGCCCACCGGCACGACCCCGGTCGAAGGGCTATGA
- a CDS encoding SDR family oxidoreductase, producing the protein MSSFLILGHGYSAGFITPALTGRGWQVTGTTRHAPGAVAAAGARPILWPGSGAEEEALACAIKAADGILIAVGPTGDGDPVLNAWGPEIAAARPAWLGYLSATSVYGDSGGAWVDEATPPAPASRRGAERLAAERGWQALAAAAQLPLMIFRLAGIYGPGRGPIDKLRDGTARRIIKPGQVFSRIHADDIAGAILASLDRPHPGAIWNLCDDTPAPPQDIIADAAALTGLPLPPAEDFETAEMSPMARSFYGESKRVSNARIKADLGWAPRYPDHQSGLRAILAAEKRNGG; encoded by the coding sequence ATGTCCAGTTTCCTGATCTTAGGGCACGGCTACAGCGCCGGTTTTATCACACCGGCACTGACCGGGCGGGGCTGGCAGGTCACCGGCACCACCCGCCACGCGCCCGGCGCAGTGGCCGCAGCCGGCGCCCGGCCGATCCTGTGGCCGGGGAGTGGGGCGGAGGAGGAGGCGCTCGCCTGCGCAATCAAGGCGGCAGACGGGATCCTGATCGCCGTCGGCCCGACGGGGGACGGCGATCCCGTGCTGAATGCCTGGGGACCAGAGATCGCCGCCGCGCGGCCCGCATGGCTAGGCTATCTGTCGGCGACCTCGGTCTATGGCGACAGCGGCGGCGCCTGGGTGGACGAGGCGACGCCCCCTGCCCCGGCCAGCCGTCGCGGGGCCGAGCGGCTGGCGGCCGAGCGTGGCTGGCAGGCGCTCGCCGCCGCTGCGCAGCTGCCGCTGATGATCTTTCGCCTCGCCGGGATCTACGGCCCCGGGCGCGGCCCCATCGACAAGCTCCGCGACGGCACCGCCCGGCGGATCATCAAGCCAGGCCAGGTTTTTTCCCGCATCCATGCAGATGATATCGCCGGCGCGATCCTCGCATCGCTGGACCGGCCGCATCCGGGAGCGATCTGGAACCTGTGCGACGACACCCCCGCCCCGCCGCAGGACATCATCGCAGATGCCGCGGCCCTGACCGGCCTGCCGCTGCCCCCGGCCGAGGATTTCGAGACGGCCGAGATGTCGCCCATGGCCCGCAGCTTTTACGGCGAGAGCAAGCGCGTCTCGAACGCGCGCATCAAGGCAGACCTGGGCTGGGCACCGCGTTATCCCGATCACCAGAGCGGCCTGCGCGCGATCCTCGCGGCCGAAAAGCGAAACGGCGGCTAG
- a CDS encoding histone deacetylase family protein, whose translation MKTLLYTHPSADGHVTPPGHPEQVARLTSVLAALEGLPLDRRSAPVAEDADLLRCHPQSYLDLVAATVPAEGFADLDPETSVAPGSLVAARHAAGGACAAVDAVLAGEGTRAFVAMRPPGHHAEAALPMGFCIFGNVAIAAKRALDYHGLERVAVLDFDVHHGNGTQALLWDEPRVRFVSSQQMPLWPGTGAPSEQGAHGQIVNLPLRPGSDGTAARAAWASPLQRMADWRPQLVLISAGFDAHADDPLAALEWSDDDFAALTRAICAAAGKAPMVSCLEGGYDLAALGRSARAHVEALQEETV comes from the coding sequence ATGAAAACGCTGCTCTACACCCACCCTTCGGCCGATGGCCATGTGACGCCCCCCGGCCATCCCGAACAGGTTGCGCGATTGACCTCGGTCCTGGCCGCGCTGGAGGGGTTGCCACTGGACCGGCGCAGCGCGCCCGTGGCGGAGGACGCGGACCTGCTGCGCTGTCACCCACAAAGCTATCTCGATCTGGTTGCAGCGACGGTCCCGGCCGAGGGTTTCGCCGATCTCGACCCCGAAACCTCGGTCGCACCGGGCAGCCTGGTGGCCGCTCGGCATGCCGCGGGCGGCGCCTGCGCGGCCGTAGATGCCGTGCTGGCGGGCGAGGGGACGCGCGCCTTTGTCGCCATGCGCCCCCCCGGCCATCACGCCGAGGCCGCGCTGCCGATGGGTTTTTGCATCTTTGGCAATGTCGCTATCGCCGCCAAGCGGGCGCTGGACTATCACGGCCTTGAACGCGTCGCGGTGCTGGATTTTGACGTCCATCATGGCAACGGCACCCAAGCCCTGCTGTGGGACGAGCCGCGCGTGCGGTTCGTCAGCAGCCAGCAGATGCCGCTCTGGCCGGGAACGGGCGCGCCGTCGGAACAGGGCGCGCACGGCCAGATCGTGAACCTGCCGCTGCGCCCCGGCTCGGACGGGACCGCGGCGCGGGCCGCGTGGGCCAGCCCGTTGCAGCGCATGGCGGATTGGCGGCCGCAACTGGTGCTGATTTCGGCCGGGTTCGACGCCCATGCGGATGACCCGCTGGCGGCGCTGGAATGGTCGGACGACGACTTTGCCGCGCTGACGCGCGCCATTTGTGCCGCCGCCGGGAAAGCGCCGATGGTGTCCTGCCTCGAGGGCGGCTATGACCTCGCCGCGCTGGGCCGCAGCGCCCGCGCCCATGTCGAGGCGCTGCAGGAGGAAACCGTATGA
- the gltB gene encoding glutamate synthase large subunit: MSDWEAREAARRTHIAATGMYRTEDEHSSCGVGLVVSINGKPSRRVVASGIEALKAVWHRGAVDADGKTGDGAGLHVQIPVPFFYDQVRRTGHEPDHGKLIAVGQVFLPRTDFGAQERCRTIVETEVLRMGHYIYGWRHVPVNTAVLGEKANATRPEIEQILIRCEKDLDREAFERELYVIRRRIERAAIAAQIAGLYLCSLSCRSIIYKGMMLAEQVAEFYPDLKDERFESAFAIYHQRYSTNTFPQWWLAQPFRMLAHNGEINTLKGNLNWLKSHEIRMASNAFGDMAEDIKPIVPAGSSDSAALDSVFEVMVRSGRSAPMVKTIMVPEAWSKATTDMPRAWADMYAYCNAVMEPWDGPAALAMTDGRWVCGGLDRNGLRPMRYSVTGDGLLIAGSECGMCPVDESTVVEKGALGPGQMIAVNMEEGRLYRDRELKDLLSASQPFGDWIEKVVPLSDMMRDLPEATGFRGQDLRRRQMAAGYTVEELETVLAPMAEDGKEALASMGDDTPQAVLSAGYRPLSHFFRQNFSQVTNPPIDSLRESRVMSLKTRFGNLKNVLDESSAQTEILLLDSPFLASNEFTEMCRIFGDAVTRIDCTFPDGAGVEALTDGLARIRAEAEDAVRSGAGHIVLTDEALGPDRIGMPMILATSAVHSWLTRKGLRTFCSINVRAAECIDPHYFAVLIGSGATTVNPYLAQDSIADRIDRGLLEGSLIDNMRRYRDAMDAGLLKIMSKMGIAVVSSYRGGLNFEAVGLSRAIVAEYFPGMQSRISGIGLIGIQRKLEEIHEAAFSAPVDLLPVGGFYKLRRSGEKHAWEANVMRLLQLACEKASFDIWKQYSAQMRANPPIHIRDLLDIKPLGKPVPMEEVESITSIRKRFVTPGMSLGALSPEAHMTLNIAMNRIGAKSDSGEGGEDPAHHKALPNGDNPSAKIKQVASGRFGVTAEYLNACEELEIKVAQGAKPGEGGQLPGMKVTKLIARLRHSTPGVTLISPPPHHDIYSIEDLAQLIYDLKQINPRAKITVKLVAGGGVGTIAAGVAKAKADVILISGHNGGTGASPATSIKFAGLPWEMGLTEAHQVLAMNKLRDRVTLRTDGGLRTGRDVVMAAMMGAEEYGIGTAALIAMGCIMVRQCQSNTCPVGVCTQDERLRAMFNGSADKVVNLITFYAQEVREILAAIGARSLDEVIGRADLLTQVSRGSAHLDDLDLNPLLITVDGSDKIVYDRSKPRNAVMDTLDAEIIRDGARFFEDGEKMQLSYAVRNTLRTIGTRTSSLIVQKFGMKNSLQPDHLTLRLTGSAGQSLGAFAAPGLKIEVSGDANDYVGKGLSGGVIVVKPAMNSPLEAAENTIIGNTVLYGATAGWLFAAGRAGERFAVRNSGARVVIEGCGSNGCEYMTGGVAVILGRIGANFGAGMTGGMAYVWDPVGLAPLYINSETLVVCPVTQPHWEAELREMVERHAAETGSKRAQALLADWEVARGQFLQVVPREMLALLPHPITDMAEDAAIPAE; this comes from the coding sequence ATGAGCGATTGGGAAGCCCGCGAGGCCGCGCGTCGCACGCATATCGCCGCCACAGGCATGTATCGCACCGAGGACGAGCATTCCTCTTGCGGGGTCGGGCTGGTGGTCAGCATCAACGGCAAACCCTCGCGCCGCGTCGTTGCCAGCGGGATCGAGGCGCTAAAGGCGGTCTGGCACCGCGGCGCGGTCGATGCCGACGGCAAGACCGGCGACGGCGCCGGCCTCCACGTCCAGATCCCCGTGCCATTCTTTTACGACCAGGTGCGCCGCACGGGGCACGAGCCCGACCACGGCAAGCTGATCGCTGTCGGCCAGGTATTCCTGCCGCGGACCGATTTCGGCGCGCAGGAACGCTGCCGCACGATCGTCGAGACCGAAGTGCTCCGCATGGGCCATTACATCTACGGCTGGCGCCACGTCCCGGTGAATACGGCCGTACTCGGCGAAAAGGCCAATGCCACCCGGCCGGAAATCGAGCAAATCCTGATCCGCTGCGAAAAGGACCTTGACCGTGAGGCGTTCGAGCGCGAGCTCTACGTCATCCGCCGCCGGATAGAGCGCGCGGCGATCGCCGCCCAGATCGCCGGCCTCTACCTCTGTTCGCTGTCCTGCCGCTCGATCATCTACAAGGGCATGATGCTGGCCGAGCAGGTGGCCGAATTCTATCCCGACCTGAAAGACGAGCGGTTCGAGAGCGCCTTTGCGATTTATCACCAACGCTATTCGACCAATACCTTCCCCCAGTGGTGGCTGGCGCAACCCTTCCGCATGCTCGCCCATAACGGCGAGATCAACACGCTGAAGGGAAACCTCAACTGGCTGAAAAGCCATGAGATTCGCATGGCGTCGAACGCCTTTGGCGACATGGCCGAGGATATCAAGCCGATCGTGCCGGCCGGCTCGTCCGACAGTGCGGCGCTGGATTCGGTGTTCGAGGTAATGGTCCGCTCGGGGCGCAGCGCGCCGATGGTCAAGACCATCATGGTCCCCGAGGCATGGTCCAAGGCGACCACGGACATGCCTCGCGCCTGGGCAGACATGTATGCCTATTGCAACGCCGTGATGGAGCCGTGGGACGGCCCCGCCGCACTCGCCATGACGGACGGGCGCTGGGTCTGCGGCGGCCTCGACCGAAACGGATTACGGCCGATGCGCTATTCCGTGACCGGCGACGGGCTGCTGATCGCAGGCTCGGAATGTGGCATGTGCCCGGTGGACGAAAGCACCGTGGTCGAAAAAGGCGCGCTCGGGCCCGGGCAGATGATCGCCGTGAACATGGAGGAGGGGCGCCTTTACCGCGACCGCGAGCTGAAGGACCTGCTGTCTGCCAGCCAGCCCTTCGGCGACTGGATCGAGAAGGTCGTGCCCCTTAGCGACATGATGCGCGATCTGCCTGAGGCGACAGGCTTTCGCGGCCAGGACCTGCGCCGCCGCCAGATGGCCGCCGGTTATACCGTCGAGGAACTGGAAACCGTCCTTGCGCCGATGGCCGAGGACGGCAAGGAAGCGCTCGCCAGCATGGGCGATGACACGCCGCAGGCGGTGCTGTCCGCCGGCTATCGCCCGCTGTCGCATTTCTTTCGCCAGAACTTTTCGCAGGTCACCAACCCGCCCATCGACAGCCTGCGCGAAAGCCGGGTGATGAGCCTCAAGACCCGGTTCGGCAACCTCAAGAACGTGCTGGACGAGAGCAGCGCCCAGACGGAAATCCTGCTGCTGGACTCGCCCTTCCTCGCCAGCAACGAATTCACAGAGATGTGCCGCATCTTCGGCGACGCGGTGACCCGGATCGACTGCACCTTCCCCGATGGCGCGGGTGTCGAGGCGTTGACCGACGGTCTTGCCCGCATCCGGGCCGAGGCCGAGGACGCGGTCCGCAGTGGGGCGGGACATATCGTGCTGACGGACGAGGCGCTGGGCCCCGACCGGATCGGCATGCCGATGATCCTCGCAACGAGTGCGGTACACAGCTGGCTGACGCGCAAGGGGCTGCGGACTTTCTGCTCGATCAACGTGCGCGCCGCGGAATGCATCGACCCGCACTATTTCGCCGTGCTGATCGGCAGCGGGGCGACGACGGTGAACCCCTATCTGGCGCAGGACAGCATCGCCGACCGCATAGATCGCGGGCTGCTGGAGGGTAGTCTGATCGACAACATGCGCCGCTATCGCGATGCGATGGACGCGGGCCTTTTGAAGATCATGTCCAAGATGGGCATCGCGGTGGTCTCGTCCTATCGCGGCGGCCTGAACTTCGAGGCGGTCGGCCTTAGCCGCGCCATCGTAGCCGAATATTTCCCCGGCATGCAGTCGCGCATCAGTGGCATCGGCCTGATCGGCATCCAGCGCAAGCTGGAGGAAATCCACGAGGCCGCCTTCAGCGCCCCGGTCGACCTGCTGCCGGTCGGGGGGTTCTACAAGCTGCGCCGCTCGGGCGAAAAGCATGCCTGGGAAGCCAATGTCATGCGGCTGCTGCAACTGGCCTGCGAAAAGGCCAGCTTTGACATCTGGAAGCAGTATTCGGCCCAGATGCGGGCCAACCCGCCGATCCACATCCGCGATCTGCTGGACATCAAGCCCCTGGGCAAGCCGGTGCCGATGGAGGAGGTGGAAAGCATCACCTCGATTCGCAAGCGCTTCGTGACGCCCGGCATGTCCCTGGGCGCGCTGAGCCCCGAGGCCCATATGACGCTGAACATCGCCATGAACCGCATCGGGGCGAAGTCCGACAGCGGCGAGGGTGGCGAGGATCCGGCCCATCACAAGGCGCTGCCGAACGGCGACAACCCTTCGGCCAAGATCAAGCAGGTCGCCTCGGGCCGCTTCGGCGTGACGGCAGAGTACCTAAACGCCTGCGAGGAGTTGGAGATCAAGGTTGCGCAGGGCGCCAAGCCCGGCGAGGGCGGACAACTGCCTGGTATGAAGGTGACCAAGCTTATCGCCCGGCTGCGGCACTCGACGCCCGGCGTGACGCTGATCAGCCCGCCGCCGCACCACGATATCTACTCGATCGAGGACCTGGCGCAGTTGATCTATGACCTCAAACAGATCAACCCGCGCGCCAAGATCACGGTCAAGCTGGTCGCCGGCGGCGGCGTCGGCACCATCGCGGCGGGGGTGGCCAAGGCCAAGGCCGATGTCATCCTGATCAGCGGCCATAACGGCGGCACGGGCGCCTCGCCCGCGACCTCGATCAAGTTCGCCGGCCTGCCGTGGGAAATGGGGCTGACCGAGGCGCATCAGGTCCTTGCCATGAACAAGCTGCGCGACCGGGTGACGCTCCGCACCGATGGCGGTCTGCGCACCGGCCGCGACGTTGTCATGGCGGCAATGATGGGGGCCGAGGAATACGGCATCGGTACCGCTGCCCTGATCGCCATGGGCTGCATCATGGTCCGTCAGTGCCAGTCGAACACCTGCCCGGTTGGTGTCTGCACCCAAGACGAACGGCTGCGCGCCATGTTCAACGGCAGCGCCGACAAGGTGGTGAACCTGATCACCTTCTACGCCCAGGAGGTACGCGAGATCCTAGCCGCCATCGGCGCGCGCTCGCTCGACGAGGTCATCGGCCGGGCGGACCTGCTGACACAGGTCAGCCGCGGATCGGCGCATCTGGACGACCTGGACCTGAACCCGCTGCTGATCACCGTCGATGGCAGCGACAAGATCGTCTATGACCGCAGCAAGCCGCGCAACGCGGTCATGGACACGCTGGATGCCGAGATCATCCGCGACGGCGCCCGCTTCTTCGAGGACGGCGAAAAGATGCAGCTGTCCTATGCCGTGCGCAACACGCTGCGCACCATCGGCACGCGCACCTCGTCGCTGATCGTGCAGAAGTTCGGGATGAAGAACAGCCTGCAGCCCGATCACCTGACGCTGCGCCTGACCGGCAGCGCCGGACAGTCGCTGGGTGCCTTCGCCGCCCCGGGACTGAAGATCGAGGTCTCGGGCGATGCCAACGACTATGTCGGAAAGGGCCTGTCGGGGGGCGTCATCGTCGTCAAGCCGGCGATGAACAGCCCGCTGGAGGCGGCGGAAAACACCATCATCGGCAACACCGTACTTTATGGCGCGACCGCCGGCTGGCTGTTCGCCGCCGGCCGTGCGGGCGAGCGCTTCGCCGTGCGCAACAGCGGCGCGCGCGTGGTGATCGAGGGCTGCGGCAGCAACGGCTGCGAATACATGACCGGCGGCGTCGCCGTCATCCTTGGGCGCATCGGCGCCAACTTCGGCGCCGGCATGACCGGCGGTATGGCCTATGTCTGGGACCCGGTGGGCCTCGCGCCCCTCTATATCAACAGCGAGACGCTAGTGGTCTGCCCGGTGACTCAGCCGCATTGGGAGGCCGAGTTGCGGGAAATGGTAGAGCGTCACGCGGCCGAAACCGGATCGAAGCGGGCGCAAGCGCTGCTGGCGGATTGGGAGGTCGCGCGCGGCCAGTTCCTGCAGGTTGTCCCGCGCGAGATGCTGGCCCTGCTGCCACATCCGATCACCGACATGGCCGAGGACGCCGCGATCCCCGCCGAGTGA
- a CDS encoding polyprenyl synthetase family protein, translating into MEARFEAVRAAVGAALDGSLAALPDGDLTDAMRYATLGGKRVRAFLVMEGARLNGVPDHAALPVAAAVEALHAYSLVHDDLPSMDDDDLRRGMPTCHVQWSEATAILAGDALQALAFGLLADPAIGPPEARIRLLAAFADAVGAQGMVWGQALDIAAETAVEVPDLAAVKRMQQAKTGALIGFAATAGPMIAGADTAPLAEYARNLGLAFQIADDLLDATGDEETTGKRTRKDEAAGKATFVSLLGVDGARAKAHLLIDRAIAALAPYGSEADDLIALARFVIERDA; encoded by the coding sequence ATGGAAGCCCGATTCGAGGCGGTACGCGCCGCAGTCGGCGCGGCGCTGGACGGCTCGCTCGCCGCGCTGCCGGATGGCGATCTGACCGACGCGATGCGCTATGCCACGCTGGGCGGCAAGCGCGTGCGGGCCTTTCTGGTGATGGAGGGGGCGCGCCTTAACGGCGTTCCCGATCACGCGGCGCTGCCGGTCGCCGCAGCCGTCGAGGCGCTGCACGCCTACAGCCTCGTGCATGACGATCTGCCATCGATGGACGACGACGACCTGCGTCGCGGCATGCCGACCTGCCACGTCCAGTGGTCAGAGGCGACCGCGATCCTTGCCGGCGACGCGCTGCAGGCGCTGGCCTTTGGCCTGCTGGCCGATCCCGCCATCGGCCCGCCCGAGGCCCGTATCCGCCTGCTGGCCGCCTTTGCCGACGCCGTGGGCGCCCAAGGCATGGTCTGGGGTCAGGCGCTGGACATCGCCGCCGAAACCGCGGTCGAGGTGCCTGACCTCGCCGCCGTCAAGCGCATGCAGCAAGCCAAGACCGGCGCGCTGATCGGCTTTGCCGCGACAGCCGGCCCGATGATCGCCGGCGCCGATACCGCGCCGCTGGCTGAATACGCCCGCAACCTCGGCCTCGCCTTCCAGATCGCTGATGACCTGCTCGACGCCACCGGCGACGAGGAAACCACTGGCAAGCGCACGCGCAAGGACGAGGCCGCGGGCAAGGCGACATTCGTCTCGCTCCTCGGGGTGGACGGCGCGCGCGCCAAGGCCCATCTGCTGATTGACCGGGCCATCGCCGCGCTGGCCCCCTATGGCAGCGAGGCGGATGATCTGATCGCGCTCGCCCGCTTTGTCATCGAGCGTGACGCCTGA
- a CDS encoding VIT1/CCC1 transporter family protein, which translates to MSIHTHPHAHPHDPHYITRTGWLRAAVLGANDGIVSISAMLVGVASAGADTPHVLLAGIAGLTAGALSMASGEYVSVSSQADIERADMKRERRALRQNPQVEEEELQRIYVTRGLHPDTAAQVARELHDHDALAAHMRDELGLSDVHAANPLQAALASGATFTVAGAVPLLAAVLAPAGAQTPVVLVVTLLALAVLGAIGARAGGAPIWPGIARVTVWGAVAMGVTAMIGRLVGISA; encoded by the coding sequence ATGTCGATCCATACCCATCCCCACGCGCATCCCCACGATCCGCATTACATCACTCGCACCGGCTGGCTGCGCGCCGCGGTGCTGGGCGCCAATGACGGCATTGTCTCGATCTCGGCCATGCTGGTTGGCGTCGCGTCGGCCGGCGCGGACACCCCGCATGTGCTGCTGGCGGGGATCGCCGGCCTGACCGCCGGGGCACTTTCGATGGCCTCGGGCGAATATGTCTCGGTCTCGAGCCAGGCGGATATCGAGCGCGCCGACATGAAGCGCGAGCGCCGCGCCCTGCGCCAGAACCCGCAGGTCGAGGAGGAGGAACTGCAGCGGATCTACGTCACCCGCGGCCTTCACCCCGACACTGCGGCCCAGGTCGCGCGCGAGTTGCATGACCATGACGCCCTGGCTGCCCATATGCGCGACGAGTTGGGGCTGAGCGACGTTCACGCGGCCAATCCCCTGCAGGCCGCGCTCGCTTCGGGCGCGACCTTTACCGTCGCGGGCGCGGTGCCGCTGCTGGCGGCGGTGTTGGCCCCTGCGGGGGCGCAGACGCCGGTCGTGCTGGTCGTCACGCTGCTGGCGCTGGCGGTGCTGGGCGCCATCGGCGCACGGGCCGGCGGCGCGCCGATCTGGCCGGGTATTGCCCGGGTGACGGTCTGGGGCGCGGTGGCGATGGGGGTCACGGCGATGATCGGCCGGCTGGTCGGCATCTCTGCCTGA
- a CDS encoding COG3650 family protein: MRFLIPLLAAVVPTFATAAPAAFPVLARVSGVASGDVLNIRAFPKADASILGELAPDATGVELMAERDGWYLVNTGERSGWASGRYLTPGPNPFANGAVPATLRCLGTEPFWSLTRDDKALVLSTPEDQAGARFALRQTLVPRGDAPDRTFLAEGLTAIITPAQCSDGMSDRVYSLSATLILGVAPDAAQQSGCCTIAPL; the protein is encoded by the coding sequence ATGCGTTTCCTCATCCCCCTTCTCGCGGCTGTCGTGCCGACATTTGCAACCGCCGCGCCGGCAGCCTTTCCGGTTCTGGCCCGTGTCAGCGGGGTCGCCTCCGGCGACGTGTTGAACATTCGCGCCTTTCCCAAGGCCGATGCCTCGATCCTGGGCGAGCTTGCACCCGATGCCACAGGCGTCGAGCTGATGGCCGAGCGGGACGGCTGGTATCTGGTCAACACCGGCGAGCGGTCGGGATGGGCCAGCGGCCGCTATCTGACCCCGGGGCCGAACCCGTTTGCGAACGGCGCCGTCCCGGCAACCCTGCGCTGCCTCGGGACCGAGCCGTTCTGGTCGCTGACACGCGATGACAAGGCGCTGGTCCTGAGCACGCCCGAGGATCAGGCCGGCGCGCGCTTCGCGCTGCGCCAGACCCTCGTTCCGCGCGGCGATGCGCCGGACCGGACTTTCCTGGCCGAGGGTCTGACCGCGATCATCACCCCCGCGCAGTGCAGCGACGGGATGAGCGATCGTGTCTATAGCCTCAGCGCAACGCTGATCCTGGGCGTGGCGCCGGATGCGGCGCAGCAATCTGGCTGCTGCACCATCGCCCCGCTCTAG